One window of Streptomyces sp. NBC_00273 genomic DNA carries:
- a CDS encoding NAD(P)-dependent malic enzyme, giving the protein MAAEIVNPRSDSATDNNPDAVFALHRGGKMAIQATVPVNDKDDLSLAYTPGVAKVCTAIAEQPELVNEYTWKSNVVAVVTDGTAVLGLGDIGPEASLPVMEGKAILFKQFGGVDAVPIALATKDTDEIVETVIRLAPSFGGVNLEDISAPRCFEIERRLQEALDIPIFHDDQHGTAIVTLAALRNAAKLTGRTLGDLRAVISGAGAAGIAIAKILVDAGIGDVCVTDRKGVVSADRSDLTDVKAEIAGLTNKTGQTGSLETALNGADVFIGVSGGSVAEEAVATMAKDAFVFAMANPNPEVHPDVAHKYAAVVATGRSDFPNQINNVLAFPGIFAGAFKVRATRITEGMKIAAADAIAGVVGDELAADYVIPSPFDERVAEAVATAVAAAAKADGVARLV; this is encoded by the coding sequence GTGGCAGCGGAGATCGTCAACCCTCGCAGCGACAGCGCGACGGACAACAACCCCGATGCGGTGTTCGCGCTGCACCGGGGCGGCAAGATGGCCATCCAGGCCACGGTTCCGGTGAACGACAAGGACGACCTGTCCCTGGCGTACACGCCGGGCGTGGCGAAGGTGTGCACCGCCATCGCCGAGCAGCCGGAGCTGGTGAACGAGTACACCTGGAAGTCCAACGTGGTCGCCGTCGTCACCGACGGTACGGCCGTGCTCGGCCTCGGTGACATCGGCCCGGAAGCCTCCCTCCCCGTGATGGAGGGCAAGGCCATCCTCTTCAAGCAGTTCGGTGGTGTGGACGCGGTTCCGATCGCGCTCGCCACCAAGGACACGGACGAGATCGTCGAGACGGTCATCCGTCTGGCCCCGTCCTTCGGCGGGGTCAACCTGGAGGACATCTCGGCGCCCCGCTGCTTCGAGATCGAGCGCCGCCTCCAGGAGGCGCTGGACATCCCGATCTTCCACGACGACCAGCACGGCACGGCCATCGTGACGCTGGCCGCGCTGCGCAACGCCGCCAAGCTCACGGGTCGCACCCTCGGCGACCTGCGCGCCGTGATCTCGGGCGCGGGCGCGGCGGGCATCGCCATCGCCAAGATCCTGGTGGACGCGGGCATCGGCGACGTCTGCGTCACCGACCGCAAGGGCGTCGTGTCCGCGGACCGCTCGGACCTGACGGACGTCAAGGCGGAGATCGCGGGCCTGACCAACAAGACCGGCCAGACGGGCTCCCTGGAGACCGCGCTGAACGGCGCGGACGTCTTCATCGGCGTCTCCGGCGGCTCCGTCGCCGAGGAGGCGGTGGCCACCATGGCGAAGGACGCGTTCGTCTTCGCCATGGCCAACCCGAACCCGGAGGTCCACCCGGACGTCGCGCACAAGTACGCGGCGGTCGTGGCCACGGGCCGTTCGGACTTCCCGAACCAGATCAACAACGTGCTGGCGTTCCCGGGCATCTTCGCGGGTGCCTTCAAGGTGCGCGCCACGCGGATCACCGAGGGCATGAAGATCGCCGCCGCCGATGCCATCGCCGGTGTCGTGGGTGACGAGCTCGCCGCCGACTACGTGATCCCGTCGCCGTTCGACGAGCGCGTGGCCGAGGCGGTCGCCACGGCCGTGGCCGCCGCGGCCAAGGCCGACGGTGTGGCCCGTCTCGTCTGA
- a CDS encoding DUF4097 family beta strand repeat-containing protein, with protein sequence MAEQSPESSPSPSTWHFDEPQKLTFEEPVTELRVRLVSGTVNVVAAEEGPARLEVTEVDGPPLYVVQDGGTLTVSYEDLPWNGSQGLKQWFETKPWKAWAGSASGRKAWERSVAITLTVPATTQVHVAAVGAAVFVSGISGGTDVNGVSGDATLVGLSGRVKAHTVSGSVEAQSVSGEFGFHSVSGGLTVVDGSGGNVRADSVSGDMLIDLAADPADPKPVDIFLNSVSGQVAIRLPHPADAKVEANTATGRVSNAFEDLRVSGQMGAKRITGTLGSGAGTLRATTVSGSIALLRRPQGDADRPAAPLALDKKVL encoded by the coding sequence ATGGCAGAGCAGTCGCCCGAGTCGTCGCCGTCGCCGTCGACATGGCACTTCGACGAACCGCAGAAGCTCACCTTCGAGGAGCCGGTGACCGAGCTCCGCGTCCGCCTCGTGAGCGGCACGGTGAACGTGGTCGCCGCCGAGGAGGGCCCGGCCCGCCTGGAGGTGACCGAGGTGGACGGACCGCCGCTGTACGTCGTGCAGGACGGCGGCACGCTCACCGTGTCCTACGAGGACCTGCCCTGGAACGGCTCCCAGGGCCTCAAGCAGTGGTTCGAGACCAAGCCCTGGAAGGCCTGGGCCGGGTCCGCCTCCGGCCGCAAGGCTTGGGAGCGCAGCGTCGCGATCACCCTCACCGTGCCCGCCACCACCCAGGTCCACGTGGCCGCGGTCGGCGCAGCCGTCTTCGTCTCCGGCATCTCCGGCGGCACCGATGTCAACGGGGTCTCCGGTGACGCCACGCTGGTCGGGCTGTCCGGCCGGGTCAAGGCGCACACCGTCTCCGGCAGCGTCGAGGCCCAGTCCGTCTCCGGCGAGTTCGGCTTCCACTCGGTCTCCGGCGGCCTGACGGTGGTCGACGGCTCCGGCGGCAACGTGCGGGCGGACTCGGTCAGCGGCGACATGCTCATCGACCTGGCCGCGGACCCCGCCGACCCGAAGCCGGTGGACATCTTCCTCAACTCCGTCTCCGGGCAGGTCGCGATCCGCCTCCCGCACCCCGCGGACGCCAAGGTCGAGGCCAACACCGCCACCGGTCGCGTCTCCAACGCCTTCGAGGACCTGCGGGTCTCCGGCCAGATGGGCGCCAAGCGAATCACCGGAACCCTCGGCTCCGGCGCCGGCACCCTGCGGGCGACCACGGTCTCCGGCTCGATCGCGCTGCTGCGCCGCCCGCAGGGCGACGCGGACCGTCCCGCCGCCCCCCTCGCGCTCGACAAGAAGGTGCTCTGA
- a CDS encoding PadR family transcriptional regulator produces the protein MPPVFAHGRLRLYLLKLLDEAPRHGYEVIRLLEERFQGLYAPSAGTVYPRLAKLEAEGLVTHATEGGRKVYSITDAGRAELADRGGELADLELEIRDSVTELAAEIRDDVRGAAGDLRREMRAAASASATQVEDESWKAAKEDLRKARQEWKEQARRAKDESRRAREEAQQARRQAKEAQERAREEVQRIAGQLQEQFAKSGGVLGSLAGAWLGGTQAASSAGDAAAHAAADGDWAADLVPTGDPARDLDRLLDRFRDEVRDAARDRGVTAAQVAEARGHLKAACGRLGTTFGARS, from the coding sequence ATGCCGCCCGTCTTCGCCCACGGCCGACTCCGCCTGTACCTCCTCAAGCTGCTGGACGAGGCCCCGCGCCACGGGTACGAGGTGATCCGCCTGCTGGAGGAGCGCTTCCAGGGCCTGTACGCGCCCTCCGCGGGCACCGTGTACCCGCGGCTGGCGAAGCTGGAGGCCGAGGGCCTGGTCACGCACGCCACCGAGGGCGGGCGCAAGGTGTACTCGATCACCGATGCCGGCCGGGCCGAACTGGCCGACCGCGGCGGCGAACTGGCCGACCTGGAGCTGGAGATCCGCGACTCGGTCACCGAGCTCGCCGCCGAGATCCGAGACGACGTCCGCGGCGCGGCGGGAGACCTGCGCCGCGAGATGCGGGCCGCGGCGTCGGCGTCGGCGACCCAGGTCGAGGACGAGTCCTGGAAGGCCGCCAAGGAGGACCTGCGCAAGGCGCGGCAGGAGTGGAAGGAACAGGCGCGCCGGGCGAAGGACGAGAGCCGCCGCGCCCGCGAGGAGGCGCAGCAGGCCCGCCGTCAGGCCAAGGAGGCCCAGGAGCGGGCCCGCGAGGAGGTCCAGCGCATCGCGGGCCAGCTCCAGGAGCAGTTCGCCAAGTCCGGCGGCGTCCTGGGCAGCCTGGCCGGAGCCTGGCTCGGCGGTACGCAGGCCGCGTCCTCGGCGGGGGACGCGGCGGCCCATGCGGCGGCGGACGGGGACTGGGCCGCCGACCTGGTGCCCACCGGCGACCCGGCCCGAGACCTGGACCGGCTGCTGGACCGGTTCCGCGACGAGGTCCGCGATGCTGCGCGGGACCGCGGGGTGACCGCGGCCCAGGTGGCCGAGGCCCGCGGGCACCTGAAGGCGGCCTGCGGCCGGCTGGGAACCACGTTCGGGGCCAGGTCGTAG
- a CDS encoding helix-turn-helix domain-containing protein, with product MTEATDLAERAGDRDPRVGLRAVAALRRLLEQLEAVQVRSARAQGWSWQEIAAELGVSRQAVHKKYGRL from the coding sequence ATGACCGAAGCCACTGATCTCGCCGAGCGGGCCGGTGACCGTGACCCGCGCGTGGGCCTGCGTGCCGTGGCCGCCCTCCGGAGGCTGCTGGAGCAGCTGGAGGCCGTACAGGTACGCAGCGCCCGCGCGCAGGGGTGGTCCTGGCAGGAGATCGCGGCCGAGCTGGGCGTCAGCCGGCAGGCCGTGCACAAGAAGTACGGGAGGCTCTGA
- a CDS encoding RNA polymerase sigma factor — MRTRVRSGDPDAYAELFDSYARTLYNHAFRMTGDWAAAEDVMSAAFLEAWRLRGTIDPEGGSLRPWLLGIATNIARNHCRSNRRYRAAAAAATAAAGAAAVPDHAEEVAGRLDDRQQIAATLGQLSALRGPEREVLLLCLGEGLEYAEVARVLGIPVGTVRSRLSRARTKLRKLAETEMKKKKRELVARPRQTYGDRTNTVRSAQEGTR, encoded by the coding sequence ATGCGAACCCGGGTGCGGTCCGGGGATCCGGACGCCTATGCGGAGCTGTTCGACAGCTACGCCCGCACCCTCTACAACCACGCCTTCCGGATGACCGGCGACTGGGCCGCCGCGGAGGACGTCATGTCGGCCGCCTTCCTGGAGGCGTGGCGGCTGCGCGGCACGATCGACCCCGAGGGCGGCTCGCTGAGGCCCTGGCTCCTGGGCATCGCCACCAACATCGCCCGCAACCACTGCCGCAGCAACCGGCGCTACCGGGCCGCCGCTGCCGCCGCCACGGCGGCGGCCGGCGCGGCGGCCGTGCCCGACCACGCCGAGGAGGTGGCCGGCCGGCTGGACGACCGGCAGCAGATCGCGGCCACGCTGGGGCAGTTGAGTGCGCTGCGCGGACCCGAGCGCGAAGTCCTCCTGCTGTGCCTGGGCGAGGGGCTGGAGTACGCGGAGGTCGCCCGAGTCCTCGGCATCCCGGTCGGAACCGTCCGTTCCAGGCTGTCCCGCGCCCGTACGAAGCTACGCAAACTCGCTGAAACAGAAATGAAGAAGAAAAAGCGGGAACTCGTGGCTCGACCCCGACAGACATATGGCGACCGCACGAACACGGTCCGGTCCGCACAGGAAGGAACCCGATGA
- a CDS encoding zinc-binding dehydrogenase translates to MFAAYAARIDRDQPLNGLVLGDRPAPEAKPGWVTVNVKAASLNHHDLWSLRGVGLGEERLPMILGCDAAGIDQDGNEVVLHSVIGQSGHGVGPDEPRSILTERYQGTFAEQVTVPAWNVLRKPAELSFEEAACLPTAWLTAYRMLFTNAGVRPGDSVLVQGAGGGVATAAIALGKAAGLRVFATSRDEAKRKRAVELGAVEAFEPGARLPQRVDAVIETVGAATWSHSVKSLRPGGTLVISGATSGDRPAHAELTRIFFLELKVVGSTMGSKDELEDLLAFCATTGLRPVIDEVLPLDRAREGFEKLAAGDLFGKIVLTP, encoded by the coding sequence ATGTTCGCTGCCTACGCCGCCCGAATCGACCGTGACCAGCCGCTGAACGGCCTCGTGCTGGGCGACCGCCCGGCCCCCGAGGCCAAGCCCGGCTGGGTGACCGTGAACGTCAAGGCCGCCTCCCTCAACCACCACGACCTGTGGTCGCTGCGCGGGGTCGGCCTCGGCGAGGAAAGACTCCCGATGATCCTCGGCTGCGACGCCGCCGGGATCGACCAGGACGGCAACGAGGTCGTCCTGCACTCCGTGATCGGCCAGAGCGGCCACGGGGTCGGCCCGGACGAGCCCCGCTCGATCCTGACCGAGCGCTACCAGGGGACCTTCGCCGAGCAGGTGACCGTCCCCGCCTGGAACGTGCTGCGCAAGCCCGCCGAGCTCTCCTTCGAGGAGGCCGCCTGCCTTCCGACGGCCTGGCTGACGGCGTACCGGATGCTGTTCACCAACGCCGGGGTCCGCCCCGGGGACTCCGTCCTGGTGCAGGGGGCCGGCGGCGGCGTCGCGACCGCCGCGATCGCCCTCGGCAAGGCGGCCGGCCTGCGGGTGTTCGCCACGAGCCGGGACGAGGCCAAGCGCAAGCGGGCCGTGGAGCTGGGCGCGGTCGAGGCGTTCGAGCCGGGCGCACGGCTGCCGCAACGGGTGGACGCGGTGATCGAGACGGTGGGCGCCGCCACCTGGTCGCACTCGGTGAAGTCCCTGCGTCCGGGCGGAACCCTGGTGATCTCCGGCGCAACGAGCGGCGACCGGCCCGCGCACGCCGAGCTGACCCGGATCTTCTTCTTGGAGCTGAAGGTGGTCGGCTCCACGATGGGCTCGAAGGACGAGTTGGAGGACCTCCTCGCCTTCTGTGCGACCACCGGGCTGCGGCCGGTCATCGACGAGGTGCTGCCGCTGGACCGGGCGCGGGAGGGATTCGAGAAGCTCGCGGCGGGCGACCTCTTCGGCAAGATCGTCCTCACCCCCTGA
- a CDS encoding CU044_5270 family protein translates to MNPDLSRPRPAGREEHPLLPPFAERELPAGRHQFHKERLMAQIHEDLRAADTAARGPAQAAPARATGSRNPFLRRAVFVPAAAFALAGALAVGFLSYVDRGAADGPGSTVATGPALTTRIGTADPKGAPQLLDRISLASASVSGPAVRADQFVYIGSKAANTYVKTVGNKSTLVSLPLHVRHQWNSPDGTKGWLIEPGNTGPEGVTLAGLDEKGNTPTPYLNAPTYDYLAALPTDPDVLLRRIYEETKGMGNGPDQEAFTTIGDLLRSSYPPAELTTALYKAAAKIPGVVTVDEAVDAAGRSGVAVARLDEHSGQRVEWIFDRQTLTFLGERSVQVQGESGEQGLIKPGTVVYTSAVMTRTVVDRIKELPPTAP, encoded by the coding sequence ATGAACCCCGACCTCTCCCGGCCCCGCCCGGCCGGCCGGGAGGAGCACCCGCTCCTTCCTCCGTTCGCCGAACGGGAACTGCCCGCGGGCCGCCACCAGTTCCACAAGGAGCGCCTGATGGCCCAGATCCACGAAGACCTCCGAGCCGCCGACACCGCCGCCCGGGGCCCCGCCCAGGCCGCCCCCGCCCGTGCCACCGGGTCGCGCAACCCGTTCCTGCGCCGCGCGGTCTTCGTGCCCGCCGCGGCCTTCGCGCTGGCCGGAGCGCTCGCCGTCGGCTTCCTCTCCTACGTGGACCGGGGCGCCGCGGACGGACCCGGCTCCACCGTCGCCACGGGCCCGGCGCTGACCACCCGGATCGGCACCGCCGACCCCAAGGGGGCCCCGCAGCTCCTGGACCGGATCTCGCTGGCCTCCGCTTCCGTCTCCGGCCCGGCCGTGCGCGCGGACCAGTTCGTCTACATCGGCAGCAAGGCGGCCAACACCTACGTGAAGACCGTGGGCAACAAGAGCACCCTGGTCAGCCTGCCGCTGCACGTGCGCCACCAGTGGAACTCCCCGGACGGCACCAAGGGCTGGCTGATCGAGCCCGGCAACACCGGACCGGAGGGCGTGACCCTGGCGGGGCTCGACGAGAAGGGCAACACTCCGACGCCGTACCTGAACGCGCCCACCTACGACTACCTCGCCGCGCTGCCCACCGACCCCGACGTGCTGCTCCGGCGGATCTACGAGGAGACCAAGGGCATGGGCAACGGCCCCGACCAGGAGGCCTTCACCACGATCGGCGACCTGTTGCGCTCCAGCTACCCGCCGGCCGAGCTCACGACCGCGCTCTACAAGGCGGCGGCGAAGATCCCCGGCGTGGTGACGGTCGACGAGGCGGTCGACGCCGCGGGCCGCAGCGGCGTCGCGGTCGCCCGGCTCGACGAGCACTCCGGCCAGCGCGTGGAGTGGATCTTCGACCGCCAGACCCTCACGTTCCTCGGCGAGCGCAGCGTCCAGGTGCAGGGCGAGTCCGGCGAACAGGGCCTGATCAAGCCCGGCACGGTCGTGTACACGAGCGCCGTGATGACCCGGACGGTCGTCGACCGGATCAAGGAGCTGCCGCCCACGGCCCCCTGA
- a CDS encoding ABC transporter substrate-binding protein, protein MTASTTRRTTAARSRIAAVGAIAVAGTLILTGCGDQTDKASSTPSGATNNSSAPLFSKLPKKIQDAGVIKVGTDATYAPMEFTEGGKIVGVDPDVAAAMAKQLGVQFKFESGTFDTLIGSMQTGRSDLVMSSLTDTKARQEGLDDKGAKTGAGVDFVDYFSSSTGILVKKGNPQGIKTLDDLCGKTVAVQRGTTYEESAKTQAEKCKTDGKGELKIESFPTDAEAQTRVKAGGAAADLNDSPVAAYIAQTAGGGNDFEAIANPTDAGLFGIAVDKKNTQLRDALKEALDAVIKDGTYKAALDKWNAGSGAVTEAKINAGS, encoded by the coding sequence ATGACCGCTAGCACCACCCGTCGTACGACCGCTGCACGGTCCCGGATCGCCGCGGTCGGCGCGATCGCGGTCGCGGGAACCCTGATCCTCACCGGCTGTGGTGACCAGACCGACAAGGCCTCCAGCACCCCGTCGGGCGCGACGAACAACAGCAGCGCCCCGCTCTTCTCCAAGCTCCCGAAGAAGATTCAGGACGCCGGTGTCATCAAGGTCGGCACGGACGCCACCTACGCGCCGATGGAGTTCACCGAGGGCGGCAAGATCGTCGGCGTCGACCCCGATGTCGCAGCGGCCATGGCGAAGCAGCTCGGCGTGCAGTTCAAGTTCGAGTCCGGCACCTTCGACACGCTGATCGGCAGCATGCAGACGGGCCGCAGCGACCTGGTCATGTCTTCGCTCACCGACACCAAGGCCCGTCAGGAGGGCCTGGACGACAAGGGCGCCAAGACCGGTGCCGGTGTCGACTTCGTCGACTACTTCTCCTCCTCGACCGGCATCCTGGTCAAGAAGGGCAACCCCCAGGGCATCAAGACCCTCGACGACCTGTGCGGCAAGACGGTCGCCGTGCAGCGCGGCACCACGTACGAGGAGTCGGCCAAGACCCAGGCCGAGAAGTGCAAGACGGACGGCAAGGGCGAGCTCAAGATCGAGTCCTTCCCGACCGACGCCGAGGCCCAGACCCGCGTGAAGGCCGGCGGCGCCGCCGCCGACCTGAACGACTCCCCGGTCGCCGCGTACATCGCGCAGACCGCGGGCGGCGGCAACGACTTCGAGGCCATCGCCAACCCGACCGACGCCGGTCTCTTCGGCATCGCGGTGGACAAGAAGAACACCCAGCTGCGCGACGCGCTCAAGGAAGCCCTTGACGCGGTCATCAAGGACGGCACCTACAAGGCCGCCCTGGACAAGTGGAACGCGGGCTCCGGCGCCGTGACCGAGGCCAAGATCAACGCCGGTTCCTGA
- a CDS encoding LysR family transcriptional regulator, translating into MELEVRHLRALCAIADAGSLHKAARQLGVSQPSLTTQLRRIERALDGELFLRERTGCRPTPFGRTVLGRARPLLAEMAALVAEARELAHASRLRIGSTASSALPGWLRRIHRRLPDTETSLVVDVSANALLRMVAAGQLDVAFVHEVEGSPLRVPPGLQLHVLMEREPQFVSMSRDHPAAGQAVVSLRDLAADRWMVDPSVDGEWDGLRRVFAGAGLDPPVLHADYHTATSLIISGEAVAPCQPTSGPREDMAIRPLCGDPLAVRLLLATRPGAHAEVYEDLRAAYREAALRTPPYRAWLHHHASPLLEVA; encoded by the coding sequence ATGGAGCTTGAGGTCAGGCACCTGCGCGCGCTGTGCGCCATCGCCGACGCCGGAAGCCTGCACAAGGCCGCCCGGCAACTCGGCGTGAGCCAGCCCTCCCTGACGACCCAGCTGCGCCGCATCGAACGGGCCCTCGACGGCGAGCTGTTCCTGCGCGAGCGGACCGGCTGCCGGCCCACCCCCTTCGGCCGGACCGTACTGGGCCGGGCCCGCCCGCTGCTCGCCGAGATGGCCGCGCTGGTGGCGGAGGCCCGCGAACTGGCACACGCCTCGCGGCTGCGCATCGGTTCCACCGCCAGCAGCGCGCTGCCGGGCTGGTTGCGGCGGATCCACCGGCGGCTTCCGGACACCGAGACCTCGCTCGTGGTCGACGTCTCCGCCAATGCGCTGCTGCGGATGGTCGCCGCGGGACAGCTGGACGTGGCGTTCGTGCACGAGGTGGAGGGCAGTCCGCTGCGGGTGCCGCCCGGACTGCAGTTGCACGTACTGATGGAGCGGGAACCGCAGTTCGTCTCGATGTCCCGGGACCATCCGGCCGCCGGGCAGGCGGTGGTCTCCTTACGGGACCTGGCCGCCGACCGCTGGATGGTCGACCCCTCGGTCGACGGCGAGTGGGACGGCCTGCGCCGGGTCTTCGCCGGGGCCGGACTCGACCCGCCGGTGCTCCACGCCGACTACCACACGGCGACCTCGCTGATCATCTCCGGCGAGGCGGTCGCCCCGTGCCAGCCGACCTCCGGGCCGCGCGAGGACATGGCGATCCGGCCGCTCTGCGGGGACCCCCTCGCCGTGCGCCTGCTGCTGGCCACCCGACCGGGCGCGCACGCGGAGGTCTACGAGGACCTGCGCGCCGCCTATCGCGAGGCCGCCCTGCGGACGCCCCCGTACCGGGCCTGGCTCCACCACCACGCGAGCCCACTGCTGGAGGTGGCCTGA
- the snpA gene encoding snapalysin, with protein MRHSRKAMLATTVGLGLAATLGVVPTATAAPAPVGNAVSYAAYERSPENDAANRAFFEAVQRSVAEQRAANPGALAVTVTYNTRSAPSFRSQIARSTQIWNSSVSNVKLQEVSSGGNFSYREGNDSRGSYASTDGHGRGYIFLDYRQNQQYNSTRVTAHETGHVLGLPDHYSGPCSELMSGGGPGTSCQNANPNSAERARVNQLWANGFASGLGAKDLAAKG; from the coding sequence ATGCGCCACTCCCGTAAGGCCATGCTGGCCACGACCGTCGGCCTCGGCCTCGCCGCCACCCTTGGTGTCGTCCCCACCGCCACCGCCGCGCCCGCCCCCGTCGGAAACGCCGTGAGCTACGCCGCGTACGAGCGTTCGCCGGAGAACGACGCCGCGAACCGCGCCTTCTTCGAGGCCGTGCAGCGTTCGGTCGCCGAGCAGCGGGCCGCCAACCCGGGCGCCCTGGCCGTGACCGTCACGTACAACACCCGCAGTGCCCCGAGCTTCCGCAGCCAGATAGCCCGCTCCACGCAGATCTGGAACAGCTCGGTGTCCAACGTCAAGTTGCAGGAGGTGTCCTCGGGCGGGAACTTCTCGTACCGCGAGGGCAACGACTCACGCGGCTCGTACGCGAGCACGGACGGGCACGGCCGGGGTTACATCTTCCTGGACTACCGGCAGAACCAGCAGTACAACTCCACCCGGGTGACGGCGCACGAGACCGGCCACGTGCTGGGTCTGCCGGACCACTACTCGGGTCCGTGCAGCGAGCTGATGTCGGGTGGCGGCCCGGGCACCTCGTGCCAGAACGCCAACCCGAACTCCGCCGAGCGGGCGCGGGTCAACCAGCTCTGGGCCAACGGCTTCGCCTCCGGTCTGGGTGCGAAGGACCTCGCCGCCAAGGGCTGA
- a CDS encoding dihydrofolate reductase family protein, whose translation MRKLTYFIATTVDGFIGAPDGDGDFFYSHLDAEFVGHLTAEYPETISAQGRAHLGIADAAPKRFDAVIMGRNTYEPGLKAGMTSPYGHLPEQYVVSRSLTTPPDPQVRLISGDLAAEVRELKARDGLGIWLCGGADLATQLIDEIDEIIVKTYPVFAGTGMPMSRAGFDVRHLELTGVKTFGGGQIVSTYAVSRS comes from the coding sequence TTGCGCAAGCTCACGTACTTCATCGCCACGACCGTCGACGGGTTCATCGGTGCCCCGGACGGCGACGGCGATTTCTTCTACAGCCACCTCGACGCCGAGTTCGTCGGGCACCTCACGGCTGAATACCCCGAGACCATCTCGGCCCAGGGCCGCGCCCACCTCGGGATCGCCGACGCCGCGCCCAAGCGCTTCGACGCGGTGATCATGGGGCGCAACACCTACGAGCCGGGCCTCAAGGCGGGCATGACCAGCCCCTACGGCCACCTGCCCGAGCAGTACGTCGTCTCGCGCTCCCTCACCACCCCGCCCGACCCGCAGGTCCGGCTGATCAGCGGCGACCTGGCGGCCGAGGTCCGCGAGCTCAAGGCCCGGGACGGTCTCGGCATCTGGCTCTGCGGCGGCGCGGACCTCGCCACCCAGCTGATCGACGAGATCGACGAGATCATCGTCAAGACCTACCCGGTCTTCGCGGGCACCGGCATGCCGATGTCCCGCGCCGGCTTCGACGTGCGCCACCTGGAGCTCACCGGGGTCAAGACCTTCGGCGGCGGCCAGATCGTCAGCACGTACGCCGTCAGCAGGAGCTGA
- a CDS encoding Clp protease N-terminal domain-containing protein, whose protein sequence is MFECFTRDARSTVTGAATEARQTGAPTVTEEHLLLSLLALGALDPLGVDRAAVAADLAAARRRGGMSRADEEALAGLGIDLTEIVSRIEETHGQGALAAPAPRRRTLGASIRSALGREDADDRAGSYRVPFTEGAKKVLEQSLRIALGRKDNHIGTLHLLLALISRPGTVSEVLSDHGVTYGTAETTLAA, encoded by the coding sequence ATGTTCGAATGCTTCACCCGCGACGCCCGGTCGACCGTGACCGGGGCGGCGACCGAGGCCCGGCAGACCGGGGCCCCCACCGTCACCGAGGAGCACCTGCTGCTCTCCCTGCTGGCCCTGGGCGCCCTGGACCCGCTCGGCGTGGACCGCGCGGCCGTTGCCGCCGACCTCGCGGCGGCCCGCCGCCGGGGCGGCATGTCCAGGGCGGACGAGGAGGCGCTGGCCGGACTCGGCATCGACCTCACCGAGATCGTCTCCCGCATCGAGGAGACCCACGGCCAGGGCGCCCTCGCGGCCCCCGCGCCCCGCAGGCGGACCCTGGGCGCCTCGATCCGCTCCGCCCTGGGGCGCGAGGACGCGGACGACCGCGCGGGCAGCTACCGGGTCCCCTTCACCGAGGGCGCGAAGAAGGTGCTGGAGCAGTCGCTGCGCATCGCGCTGGGCCGCAAGGACAACCACATCGGCACCCTGCACCTGCTGCTGGCCCTGATCTCCCGCCCGGGCACCGTCTCCGAGGTCCTGTCGGACCACGGCGTCACCTACGGCACGGCCGAAACCACCCTGGCAGCCTGA